One Gloeobacter morelensis MG652769 DNA window includes the following coding sequences:
- a CDS encoding Uma2 family endonuclease, with protein MFDPHTRLPTADELPDSDDTPVDNELQDLIPGLLKRLLASIWAERRDWFWGTDMGIYFDPDDTPVVPDGFLALGVPRVKDENLRRSYVLWEEKVVPVLTLEVVSRTRRSEYRQKKLDYAELGVRYYVIYNALRQVKESFEVYRLEGGEYVRLEGNPVWLPEVGLAIGAERGVDQGIEREWLYWYDESGCRYPTPEERTQEAEQRAERLAAQLRSLGIDPEA; from the coding sequence ATGTTCGACCCGCACACCCGGCTTCCCACCGCCGACGAGTTGCCGGACTCCGACGACACCCCCGTGGACAACGAACTGCAGGACCTGATTCCCGGTTTGCTCAAACGTCTGCTCGCCTCGATTTGGGCGGAGCGCCGGGACTGGTTCTGGGGTACCGACATGGGCATCTACTTCGATCCGGACGATACTCCGGTGGTGCCGGACGGGTTTCTCGCCCTCGGCGTGCCGCGGGTCAAAGACGAGAATCTGCGGCGCAGCTACGTGCTGTGGGAAGAAAAAGTGGTGCCGGTGCTGACCCTGGAAGTCGTCTCGCGCACCCGGCGCAGCGAGTATCGGCAGAAAAAGCTCGATTATGCCGAGTTGGGGGTGCGCTACTACGTGATCTACAACGCGCTGCGACAGGTGAAGGAGAGCTTCGAGGTATATCGGCTGGAAGGCGGGGAGTACGTGCGTCTGGAGGGAAATCCGGTCTGGTTGCCGGAGGTGGGTCTGGCGATCGGGGCGGAGCGGGGTGTCGATCAGGGTATCGAACGCGAGTGGCTGTACTGGTACGACGAGTCGGGGTGTCGCTATCCGACCCCTGAAGAGCGGACGCAGGAAGCGGAGCAGCGGGCGGAACGTCTGGCTGCACAGCTACGTTCCCTCGGCATCGACCCGGAAGCTTGA
- a CDS encoding Uma2 family endonuclease: MFDSHTRLPTADELPDSDDTPVDNELQDLIPGLLKRLLASIWAERRDWFWGTDMGIYFDPDDTPMVPDGFLALGVPRVKDENLRRSYVLWEEKVVPVLTLEVVSRTRRSEYRQKKLDYAELGVRYYVIYNALRQVKESFEVYRLEGGEYVRLEGNPVWLPEVGLAIGAERGVDQGIEREWLYWYDESGCRYPTPEERVEAALRSAELERERAERLAARLRALGIDPDA, translated from the coding sequence ATGTTCGACTCGCACACCCGGCTTCCCACCGCCGACGAGTTGCCGGACTCCGACGACACCCCCGTGGACAACGAACTGCAGGACCTGATTCCCGGTTTGCTCAAACGTCTGCTCGCCTCGATTTGGGCTGAGCGCCGGGACTGGTTCTGGGGTACCGACATGGGCATCTACTTCGATCCGGACGATACTCCGATGGTGCCGGACGGGTTTCTCGCCCTCGGTGTGCCGCGGGTCAAAGACGAGAATCTGCGGCGCAGCTACGTGCTGTGGGAAGAAAAAGTGGTGCCGGTGCTGACCCTGGAAGTCGTCTCGCGCACCCGGCGCAGCGAGTATCGGCAGAAAAAGCTCGATTATGCCGAGTTGGGGGTGCGCTACTACGTGATCTACAACGCGCTGCGACAGGTGAAGGAGAGCTTCGAGGTATATCGGCTGGAAGGCGGGGAGTACGTGCGTCTGGAGGGAAATCCGGTCTGGTTGCCGGAGGTGGGTCTGGCGATCGGGGCGGAGCGGGGTGTCGATCAGGGTATCGAACGCGAGTGGCTGTACTGGTACGACGAGTCGGGGTGTCGCTATCCGACCCCTGAAGAGCGGGTGGAGGCCGCCCTGCGCAGTGCCGAGCTTGAGCGGGAGCGGGCGGAGCGGCTGGCCGCACGCCTGCGCGCCCTCGGCATCGACCCGGACGCTTGA
- a CDS encoding mannosyltransferase family protein, whose translation MAFLLTVALRIFYCGFACVYLPFLKYVPAAVRSNDLTENLPPPAASLEYLLVGMWSRFDTLWYQRIAEHGYDLAKSVVFYPLYPLAIRLLNGFVPSPTAAALLVASVAIFLALWGLHRLLLLDYEPTVARRAVVLAALCPFGCVFWAGYADGLLLGLIVWSFYWMRRGKWPTAGILAMFAALTKAAGLLAVPVLLMLAWRSGKRTALVAPVLGVAGFALFTGWLRFQGLPTSSEVYGAHWGTATVFPLANLAAAATATIRYGDPRMFVHWVMLFSFAGALWFGRRRLPREYVVYGWVALGFFLLKQRVDAPVPLESLSRYLLVIFPAYALWAGWLSRPGLLVALVPALLLLNCLLLATFFEFELFI comes from the coding sequence ATGGCATTTCTGCTGACGGTGGCTTTGCGGATTTTCTATTGCGGATTTGCCTGTGTGTACTTGCCGTTTTTGAAGTACGTGCCTGCGGCAGTGCGCAGCAACGACCTGACCGAAAACCTGCCGCCGCCTGCTGCAAGCCTGGAGTACCTGCTGGTGGGCATGTGGTCGCGCTTCGATACGCTCTGGTATCAGCGCATCGCCGAGCACGGCTACGACCTTGCCAAGTCGGTGGTCTTCTACCCGCTCTATCCGCTTGCCATTCGTCTGTTGAACGGATTTGTGCCCTCCCCAACCGCTGCCGCCCTGCTGGTTGCGAGCGTGGCCATTTTTCTGGCGCTCTGGGGTCTGCACCGTCTGCTGCTACTCGATTACGAGCCGACTGTGGCCCGCCGGGCGGTGGTGCTTGCGGCGCTGTGTCCTTTTGGCTGCGTTTTTTGGGCCGGGTACGCCGATGGGTTGCTCCTCGGGCTGATCGTCTGGAGCTTCTACTGGATGCGCCGCGGTAAATGGCCTACAGCCGGAATCCTCGCGATGTTCGCAGCCCTCACCAAGGCGGCGGGTCTGTTGGCGGTGCCGGTCCTGTTGATGCTTGCCTGGCGTAGCGGCAAGCGCACAGCCTTGGTCGCTCCTGTTTTGGGGGTGGCGGGATTCGCCCTGTTTACGGGCTGGCTGAGATTTCAGGGTTTGCCCACTTCTTCTGAGGTTTACGGAGCGCACTGGGGGACTGCGACTGTCTTTCCGTTGGCGAATCTCGCCGCTGCCGCAACTGCCACCATCCGCTACGGCGATCCGCGCATGTTCGTCCATTGGGTGATGCTCTTCAGCTTTGCAGGAGCGCTGTGGTTCGGCCGCCGCCGATTGCCGCGCGAGTACGTAGTCTACGGCTGGGTGGCCCTCGGTTTTTTTCTGCTCAAGCAGCGCGTCGATGCACCGGTGCCCCTGGAGAGCCTGAGCCGCTACCTGCTGGTAATCTTTCCGGCTTACGCGCTCTGGGCAGGATGGCTTTCTCGCCCCGGCCTTTTGGTGGCCCTCGTGCCTGCGCTGCTGCTGCTCAATTGCCTGTTGCTTGCGACCTTTTTTGAATTTGAGCTATTTATCTAG
- a CDS encoding VirB4 family type IV secretion system protein has translation MGLVSKKSYQNSDLWDIHALPSGAGAYILSNNGRPLYQVGFELSGVRLSQSDAELDGIYQKLVALINALPPGTRVRVIHQIDANLKETLDQFEGELARAALPDHARYFIGQNKLHVETLLARGRVIRRRLVVLFTFDPNGLVNARQNFVQKLALVGVDWFYTALGGASRFDQMTREVFEQSMRELDEFRDLCLRLLRTSGMAVLSLGPGELWKLSFERNHPLTAKTQGVPPLPTDWREDERLAAEKKQLPLYSTPRELVYSQEPSFQPDHVYLDGKYAGVVTLRSKPKQGTFPVLMGQLLQFSFDYEVVVDLVVAEPNQARGRLALLENTIVANINTAKTVADVNQQEKLEEIRDAKIRLTRNREKIVTLGMAVIPKADSTKQLDEYCHLIENVFTNMSEAVGLRERNLAWQVWCQSAPDSANPMARRRTHSSSRAAVLMPLNAPKKGDRKPLLTFLTPSGDLYKFNPFDGSNPNFNMGIFAQSGHGKSVMVFMLLIGALIEEALITILDVGVVEGGGTYKPLCDLVGGSYVQFGSGSIAINPLELPIDLILDEFDEEDFGDPADQFAPPTPAQIYTRVREYIKALLYVMITGAKDNAHEQIIIGKLNQALAEFYADPVIRDRLRAAHKGGMGSAAWRRYPTLSDFIEFIPYRGADDEVAELMSLVLRGTYCSGLEGAIFNRPSNIDQSAPMLVFDLKDVPQSMFEAVVVATNGAAVRRSYRRDGKLKFVVADEAGVLLKRRVVASLIAELFATGRKSGISTAFVAQDYAQAMRSEAWSDLKANMNNVFFGACYPQTLETVGQQMQMPREIVQELAGPAFKRNRLEGYSPWLHVKGGNEYEVVHCVPPISLLWLAANDPRETAIKKQYLQAVRDPYTALKLLSADYPQLAEGGKQNTYLDQFIRKYQEAIAHA, from the coding sequence ATGGGTCTTGTCTCCAAAAAGTCCTATCAGAATTCGGATCTGTGGGACATCCACGCGCTGCCGTCCGGGGCAGGAGCGTATATCCTCAGCAACAACGGCAGGCCGCTCTATCAGGTGGGCTTTGAGTTGTCGGGGGTGCGCCTCAGCCAGTCGGACGCCGAACTGGACGGCATCTACCAGAAACTGGTCGCCTTGATCAACGCCCTGCCCCCCGGCACGCGCGTGCGGGTCATCCATCAAATAGACGCCAACCTCAAAGAAACCCTCGATCAGTTCGAGGGCGAACTCGCCCGCGCCGCCCTGCCCGACCACGCCCGCTACTTTATCGGCCAGAACAAACTGCACGTCGAAACGCTCCTCGCGCGCGGGCGGGTAATCCGCCGGCGGCTGGTGGTGCTCTTTACGTTCGATCCCAACGGCCTGGTCAACGCCCGGCAAAATTTTGTCCAGAAGCTCGCCCTGGTGGGGGTGGACTGGTTTTACACCGCCCTTGGGGGGGCCTCCCGCTTCGATCAGATGACCCGCGAGGTCTTCGAGCAATCGATGCGCGAACTGGACGAATTTCGCGATCTGTGCTTACGGCTTTTGCGCACCAGCGGCATGGCGGTGCTTTCGCTGGGGCCGGGCGAACTGTGGAAACTCAGTTTCGAGCGCAACCATCCGCTTACGGCCAAAACCCAGGGGGTGCCGCCCCTGCCGACCGACTGGCGTGAGGACGAAAGGCTCGCTGCTGAAAAAAAACAACTGCCGCTCTATTCGACCCCACGCGAACTGGTCTACTCGCAGGAGCCCAGCTTTCAGCCGGATCACGTCTATCTCGACGGCAAGTACGCCGGTGTGGTCACCCTGCGCAGCAAACCCAAACAGGGCACCTTCCCGGTCTTGATGGGGCAGCTGTTGCAGTTTTCTTTCGATTACGAGGTGGTGGTCGATCTGGTGGTGGCCGAACCCAACCAGGCGCGCGGCCGCCTTGCGCTGCTTGAGAACACGATCGTCGCCAACATCAACACCGCCAAGACCGTAGCCGACGTCAACCAGCAAGAAAAACTCGAAGAAATCCGCGACGCCAAAATCCGCCTCACCCGCAACCGCGAAAAAATCGTCACCCTGGGCATGGCGGTTATCCCCAAGGCCGACTCGACCAAACAACTGGACGAGTACTGTCATCTGATCGAAAACGTATTCACCAACATGAGCGAAGCGGTGGGTCTGCGCGAGCGCAACCTCGCCTGGCAGGTCTGGTGCCAGAGCGCCCCCGATTCGGCCAACCCGATGGCCCGACGGCGCACCCACTCCAGTTCGCGCGCGGCAGTGCTCATGCCCCTCAATGCCCCCAAAAAGGGCGACCGCAAGCCGCTACTCACCTTTTTGACCCCTTCGGGGGATCTCTACAAGTTCAATCCCTTCGACGGCAGCAATCCCAACTTCAACATGGGCATCTTCGCCCAGTCGGGCCACGGCAAGAGCGTCATGGTCTTCATGTTGCTGATTGGCGCTCTGATTGAAGAAGCGCTCATCACCATTCTGGATGTGGGCGTGGTCGAGGGGGGAGGCACCTACAAACCCCTGTGCGACCTGGTGGGCGGCTCCTACGTGCAGTTCGGTTCAGGCTCCATCGCCATCAATCCGCTCGAACTGCCGATCGACTTGATTCTCGATGAATTCGACGAGGAAGATTTCGGCGATCCGGCCGATCAGTTTGCCCCGCCCACACCGGCGCAAATCTATACGCGGGTGCGCGAATACATCAAAGCGCTACTCTACGTGATGATTACCGGCGCTAAAGACAACGCCCACGAGCAGATCATCATCGGCAAGCTCAACCAGGCTCTGGCCGAATTTTACGCAGACCCGGTCATCCGCGATCGCCTTCGGGCCGCCCACAAAGGCGGTATGGGCTCCGCCGCCTGGCGGCGCTATCCGACGCTGTCCGACTTTATTGAATTTATCCCTTACCGGGGCGCAGACGACGAGGTGGCCGAACTGATGAGCCTGGTGCTGCGGGGAACGTACTGTTCGGGTCTTGAAGGGGCTATCTTCAATCGCCCCAGCAACATCGATCAAAGTGCTCCCATGCTGGTATTCGACCTTAAAGACGTGCCCCAGTCGATGTTCGAAGCGGTGGTGGTGGCTACCAACGGTGCGGCGGTGCGCCGCTCCTACCGGCGCGACGGCAAGCTCAAGTTCGTCGTGGCCGACGAGGCCGGGGTGCTCCTCAAGCGGCGCGTTGTGGCCAGTCTGATTGCTGAGCTGTTTGCCACCGGCCGCAAATCGGGCATCTCGACCGCCTTTGTCGCCCAGGACTACGCCCAGGCGATGCGCTCAGAAGCCTGGTCGGATCTCAAGGCGAATATGAACAACGTCTTTTTTGGGGCCTGCTATCCCCAGACCCTCGAAACGGTCGGACAGCAAATGCAGATGCCCCGCGAGATCGTCCAGGAACTGGCCGGTCCCGCCTTCAAGCGCAACCGCCTCGAAGGCTACTCGCCCTGGCTGCACGTCAAAGGCGGCAACGAGTACGAGGTGGTCCACTGCGTGCCGCCCATCAGTCTGCTGTGGCTTGCAGCGAACGACCCGCGCGAAACCGCGATCAAAAAGCAGTACCTGCAGGCGGTGCGCGACCCGTACACCGCCCTCAAGCTGCTTTCTGCCGACTATCCGCAACTGGCGGAAGGCGGCAAGCAAAACACCTATTTGGACCAGTTCATCCGGAAATATCAGGAGGCTATTGCCCATGCCTAG
- a CDS encoding pentapeptide repeat-containing protein, whose product MFRGVQIIGAVLQGASLRGAEFLEYGSLKYAVLISANFFRADRRGADLTRANLTGAQLSWALAFWLSWCDQAGVKKCSHFLTPAFQFSSKQFCSGYEISILPTAAACCVQLERFPRGHGTAE is encoded by the coding sequence ATGTTTAGGGGAGTCCAGATCATTGGGGCGGTCCTCCAAGGCGCTTCTTTAAGAGGTGCAGAATTTTTGGAATACGGATCGCTGAAGTATGCCGTATTAATATCTGCAAACTTTTTCAGGGCAGATCGTCGAGGTGCCGACCTCACTAGGGCGAATCTTACCGGCGCCCAGCTTTCTTGGGCGCTCGCGTTTTGGTTGTCATGGTGCGACCAAGCGGGGGTCAAAAAGTGTTCGCACTTTTTGACCCCCGCTTTTCAGTTTTCTAGCAAACAGTTTTGCAGCGGCTATGAAATTAGTATTCTGCCCACAGCCGCCGCTTGTTGCGTTCAATTAGAGCGGTTTCCACGTGGACATGGAACTGCAGAATAG
- a CDS encoding DNA cytosine methyltransferase → MVNELFVSGASEAPPAVIDLFCGCGGFSSGLLDAGLAVRAGFDQDRHCLEAYNYNHNYRGATSFRVDLSRVSGVELLEIATLQSVDLVVGGPPCQAFSIAGHRRGLADRRGLLLFDFERLVGELAPSAFILENVPNLQNVENGFVLARLLTGLRALGYQVECAVLAASDYGVPQLRKRLFIVGLRGGTLRRFPPTPTHADPAQLFARAGLVAPYRTVSDALDDLPDVTTLQAQQIFNHEPTFHSEGMLAAFARLAPGERCPRSFQDRLHPHRPGYTLRAGHGNFTPLRPVHHRYDRVISVRESARLQGFADTFIWPDTIARLQQYRQVGNAVCPPVAASLGRWVGGAMGWKLDPGRFIGEPGYRAPALTHSFEQRQAAQCRRIRGASRGGAQVSLDKP, encoded by the coding sequence ATGGTGAACGAGCTTTTTGTTTCTGGCGCGAGCGAAGCGCCCCCGGCCGTCATCGACCTGTTCTGCGGCTGCGGCGGTTTTTCGAGCGGACTGCTCGATGCGGGACTGGCAGTACGAGCCGGATTCGACCAGGACAGACACTGCCTTGAAGCTTACAACTATAACCACAACTATCGCGGTGCCACGAGTTTTCGAGTAGACCTCAGTCGCGTCAGCGGTGTGGAACTGCTGGAGATAGCTACGCTGCAATCGGTGGATCTGGTCGTCGGTGGTCCGCCCTGCCAGGCTTTCAGCATCGCCGGCCATCGGCGGGGTCTGGCGGACCGCCGCGGCTTGCTGCTGTTCGATTTTGAGCGTCTTGTGGGCGAGCTGGCCCCATCGGCGTTCATCCTGGAGAATGTGCCGAATCTGCAAAATGTGGAGAATGGCTTTGTCCTGGCCCGGTTGCTGACGGGCTTGCGCGCTCTGGGCTATCAAGTCGAGTGCGCTGTGCTCGCCGCGTCCGATTATGGGGTGCCGCAGCTGCGCAAGCGGTTGTTTATCGTCGGGTTGCGCGGCGGTACCCTCAGGCGCTTTCCACCCACGCCCACCCACGCCGATCCTGCTCAACTGTTCGCGCGGGCGGGGCTCGTTGCTCCCTATCGAACCGTCAGCGACGCGCTGGACGACCTGCCGGATGTGACCACTTTGCAGGCGCAGCAGATTTTCAATCACGAACCGACCTTCCACAGCGAAGGTATGCTCGCCGCCTTTGCCCGCCTCGCCCCCGGCGAGCGCTGCCCGAGATCATTTCAGGATCGGTTGCACCCCCATCGTCCCGGTTACACCCTGCGCGCCGGTCACGGCAATTTCACACCCCTCAGGCCGGTTCACCATCGTTATGACCGGGTGATCTCGGTGCGCGAATCGGCCCGTCTGCAGGGTTTTGCCGATACGTTCATCTGGCCGGACACGATCGCGCGCCTGCAACAGTACCGGCAGGTGGGTAATGCCGTCTGTCCGCCGGTGGCGGCGTCTCTCGGCCGCTGGGTGGGTGGGGCGATGGGTTGGAAGCTCGATCCTGGGCGGTTTATTGGCGAGCCTGGCTATCGCGCCCCGGCGCTTACCCACTCCTTTGAACAACGCCAGGCTGCGCAGTGCCGGCGGATCCGTGGCGCTTCGCGCGGTGGCGCGCAGGTGTCGCTCGATAAGCCGTAA